In a genomic window of Punica granatum isolate Tunisia-2019 chromosome 6, ASM765513v2, whole genome shotgun sequence:
- the LOC116212405 gene encoding uncharacterized protein LOC116212405 gives MRDRGKAVDVYSNAGDGDPFVDYYNYDDGDGSSGPPCRKHPGASSVGICAFCLKDRLVKLVCSDCGEQRLSSCSCSDDLSSNRNSCTVEVGSVGRISFLIDNEKGQGGAGELPCPNQSANGKARVGDKPPPPQPDRVVLLKRSSSSCVEIKKTNGIWKIGRLFRKKKQKGLPDNNDSKSEMWVVDDGNMGGGAASRSRSLNSFRGCGVFGSEDGDWTFSGARSSISGARPSSVLDPDRKSGFSEAEPRRSAFSEAEPRRSAFSEAEPRRSGLSETFTEPRKSGAVPEDPEVAGYNNKPTRRIFSLRESDFSGVDEKGFIDLKFISSSEAKASEPPSTGAKMGLLASSKSAFGSMRSVDGFIGEGDFSSGSCRITVTDRGLKKSRRSFKGWRWVFRQYHPSWTRSSSKKKDNQDLVGVN, from the exons ATGAGAGACCGGGGGAAGGCCGTGGACGTGTACAGCAACGCCGGCGACGGTGACCCTTTTGTGGATTATTACAATTACGACGATGGCGATGGCTCGTCGGGGCCCCCCTGCAGGAAGCACCCCGGGGCGTCCTCGGTGGGGATATGCGCTTTCTGCCTCAAGGACCGTCTCGTCAAGCTGGTCTGCTCCGACTGCGGGGAGCAGCGCCTCTCCTCCTGCTCCTGCTCCGACGACCTCTCATCCAACCGCAACTCCTGCACCGTCGAGGTCGGGAGCGTCGGCCGCATCTCTTTCCTTATTGACAATGAGAAAGGCCAAGGCGGTGCCGGGGAGCTCCCCTGCCCGAATCAGAGCGCGAACGGGAAGGCCAGGGTCGGGGACAAGCCGCCCCCGCCGCAGCCAGACCGGGTCGTTCTGCTCAAgaggagcagcagcagctgcgTTGAGATCAAGAAGACCAATGGGATATGGAAGATCGGGAGGCTGttcaggaagaagaaacagaagGGACTTCCCGACAACAATG ATTCCAAGAGTGAGATGTGGGTGGTGGACGATGGCAACATGGGCGGCGGCGCCGCCTCCAGGTCGAGATCCCTCAACAGCTTCCGGGGCTGCGGCGTGTTCGGCTCCGAAGATGGTGACTGGACCTTCTCAGGAGCCAGGAGCTCCATCTCGGGAGCCAGGCCTTCCAGCGTCCTCGACCCCGACCGAAAGAGCGGCTTCAGCGAAGCTGAGCCACGGAGGAGCGCTTTCAGCGAAGCCGAGCCACGGAGGAGTGCCTTCAGCGAAGCCGAGCCACGGAGGAGCGGCCTCAGCGAGACCTTCACTGAGCCCCGAAAGAGCGGGGCCGTCCCGGAAGACCCCGAAGTCGCCGGTTACAATAACAAGCCGACCCGCCGCATATTCTCTCTCAGGGAGAGTGATTTCTCCGGCGTGGATGAGAAGGGTTTCATCGATCTGAAGTTCATCTCATCCTCGGAAGCCAAAGCAAGCGAACCGCCTTCCACCGGCGCGAAGATGGGGCTGCTCGCCAGCTCCAAGTCCGCATTCGGGAGCATGAGGAGCGTGGACGGCTTCATTGGGGAAGGGGATTTCAGCAGCGGGTCGTGCCGGATAACCGTGACGGACCGGGGGCTCAAGAAGAGCAGGAGGAGCTTCAAGGGATGGAGGTGGGTGTTCAGGCAATACCATCCAAGTTGGACAAGGAGCAGCTCCAAGAAGAAGGATAATCAAGATTTGGTTGgggttaattaa